From a single Endozoicomonas euniceicola genomic region:
- a CDS encoding sulfotransferase, which translates to MASPDFLCIGAQKAGTTWLDKMFKGHPDIWTPPVKELQFFNEFYNKAAYPWTQKHRESHAVNAIRYAVNEKQPNWEKIKLAMHIASENIGFDWYEKIFDYAPEGVVKGEMTPEYSLLNEKHVKEISEKYPKLKIIFIMRDPVERALSGIRMRMKQQGFNADSKQEDIDNFVIEAASNWDVIQRSNYSFIHKTWSDYFDSESCLFLLSSDLRNNSKKALIKVGGFLGVDYNKFKFNPDEKVHVGMRFNISENAILEVRKKQEDNTEWMEENSDLFKIGL; encoded by the coding sequence ATGGCATCTCCTGATTTCCTGTGTATTGGTGCGCAAAAAGCGGGTACAACCTGGCTTGATAAAATGTTTAAAGGCCATCCCGATATTTGGACTCCACCAGTAAAAGAGCTTCAATTTTTTAATGAGTTTTATAATAAGGCAGCATACCCTTGGACACAAAAACACCGTGAGTCGCATGCTGTCAATGCTATACGGTATGCTGTTAATGAGAAACAGCCAAACTGGGAAAAAATTAAGCTCGCAATGCATATTGCAAGTGAAAATATCGGCTTTGATTGGTATGAAAAAATTTTTGATTATGCACCGGAGGGAGTAGTTAAAGGTGAAATGACACCAGAATACTCTTTGCTTAATGAAAAACACGTAAAAGAAATAAGTGAAAAGTACCCTAAGCTAAAGATTATTTTTATTATGCGTGATCCCGTTGAACGCGCACTATCTGGAATAAGAATGCGGATGAAGCAGCAGGGTTTTAATGCTGACAGCAAACAGGAAGATATTGATAATTTCGTAATTGAAGCGGCATCGAACTGGGATGTAATTCAAAGAAGTAATTACTCATTTATACATAAAACATGGAGTGATTATTTTGATTCTGAAAGCTGCTTGTTTTTACTTTCTAGTGATTTGAGAAATAACTCCAAGAAAGCTCTGATTAAAGTAGGTGGCTTTCTAGGGGTTGATTATAATAAATTTAAGTTTAACCCAGATGAAAAAGTTCATGTTGGTATGCGCTTCAATATTTCTGAGAATGCGATTTTAGAAGTGAGAAAGAAGCAAGAGGATAATACTGAGTGGATGGAGGAAAACTCTGATCTATTTAAAATAGGATTATGA
- a CDS encoding HAD hydrolase family protein, whose amino-acid sequence MMKKIVIDLDGTITHDSAQSYDNKPANQDIIAACKKYKEQGFSIVIHTSRNMRTYDGNVGKINIHTLPGIIAWLEKHDVPYDEIHVGKPWCGFDGFYVDDKAIRPSEFASMSYEEIQSLLAKENPYKDGGNA is encoded by the coding sequence ATGATGAAAAAGATAGTAATTGACCTTGATGGCACAATCACCCACGATTCAGCGCAGAGTTATGATAACAAACCAGCCAACCAGGATATTATTGCAGCGTGCAAAAAATATAAAGAACAGGGTTTTTCAATAGTCATCCATACCAGCCGCAATATGCGAACCTACGATGGAAACGTTGGTAAAATTAATATCCACACCCTCCCTGGCATTATTGCGTGGCTGGAAAAGCATGACGTTCCTTACGATGAAATTCATGTAGGGAAACCCTGGTGCGGTTTCGATGGCTTCTATGTTGATGACAAGGCTATCCGGCCATCAGAGTTCGCTTCTATGAGCTACGAAGAGATCCAGTCTTTGCTGGCAAAAGAAAACCCTTATAAAGATGGCGGTAACGCATGA
- a CDS encoding glycosyltransferase family 2 protein, translated as MIVMPMAGLSSRFTKAGYDKPKYMLEAKGKTLFQHATESFSNYFSTEEFLFIALPVKETEQFIRDECEKLGIKNYQIVTLDHPTRGQAETVYLGLKKAQVKMDESLIIFNIDTFRPGFTMPVFSNQSSVDGYLETFIGAGKNWSNVVPVESGSDKVKLTAEKQELSEYCCTGLYAWSKALDFCQIFEEMSSASPETLDGGEYYIAPMYNHLIRNGGDVRFTITEEENVIFCGIPEEYLTFLKV; from the coding sequence ATGATTGTAATGCCAATGGCTGGTTTATCCAGCCGATTCACCAAAGCTGGTTACGACAAACCCAAATACATGCTGGAAGCGAAAGGTAAAACGCTGTTTCAGCATGCGACTGAAAGTTTTTCAAACTATTTTTCGACTGAAGAATTTCTTTTTATTGCTTTACCTGTAAAGGAAACAGAGCAATTTATACGTGATGAGTGCGAGAAGCTGGGGATTAAGAACTATCAGATAGTAACGCTTGATCATCCAACAAGAGGGCAGGCAGAGACGGTATACCTTGGTTTGAAGAAAGCTCAGGTCAAGATGGATGAGTCATTAATAATTTTCAACATTGACACGTTCAGGCCCGGTTTCACTATGCCGGTCTTTTCAAATCAATCATCGGTTGATGGTTATCTGGAGACGTTTATAGGTGCAGGAAAAAACTGGAGCAATGTCGTTCCCGTTGAATCGGGTAGTGATAAAGTAAAGCTGACTGCTGAAAAGCAAGAGCTTTCGGAATACTGCTGCACAGGGCTATATGCCTGGTCAAAGGCTTTAGACTTCTGTCAGATTTTTGAGGAGATGAGTTCAGCCAGCCCTGAAACTCTGGACGGTGGTGAGTACTACATAGCGCCTATGTACAATCACCTTATTCGTAATGGCGGTGATGTGCGTTTTACCATTACCGAAGAAGAGAACGTTATCTTTTGTGGTATACCGGAAGAGTACCTGACATTTCTTAAAGTTTGA
- a CDS encoding glycosyltransferase: MLQKPNRSVCNKTKGHLDSLEGSFLSGWVFDTEAPDVEQEFAIEVDGNIIASGKTGIYREDLKAAGMGNGKHGFTISLDDSAKQCFEKDIKVLSKAGRKVDGANLTIQAKDGLFWCGVERFENCHLIGDLVSERFSGEKQVLIYDEDKQIADFTLQVEPGHNSFAIPLPMDIFDGNVHLISVGVNDFPFRLWRDTRKLDVIQTPWEYLKGSYKEPGFTGLSSASQHRYESLRHQLEAIANGESEQTIKDVQEAHDLVVQGWHGRKKFPKLCLPKFENPEVSIIIPAYNKLELTYHSIASIILSYNKTSYEVIVADDCSTDDTQRLEEIVENVRVVHNEENLLFLRSCNNAAQYAKGDYLIFLNNDTEVTSFWIDELVAPYQSNNVVRKKVGLTGSKLLNLDGSLQEAGGIIWGSGQPWNVGNGSNPIAPEFNYVREADYLSGAALCLPTEVWLEVEGFSEELAPAYYEDTDIAFKVRDAGYQTLYTPHSQVVHFEGQSNGRDLTKGIKRYQVVNEGKFRAKWFNAYKGNGQEGVDLHLQKDRNIDHRVLVIDYATPDADADAGSYAAVQEMKLLQSLGFKVTFVPENMAHFGKLSHKLQKMGIEVLYAPFYTSVFDVIEKRISEFDTVYITRYSVAEKYIDDIRARSQAKIVFNNADLHFLRELRASLTEEYKDLDSVLKTREDELAVMNKVDAILSYNETEHAVIMSHLLKGGNIFKCPWVLDEKAAGKPFAEREGIAFLGGFRHHPNVEAVKFFAKEVMPKLVEAMPDITFYIYGSHPSEEVEALESENIVVKGFVENLDDVFHNHRLIVAPLLSGAGIKGKVLEAMAYGTPQVLTDVAAEATGLSHKISALMAKTPDEWVDCIKAGYEDEQLWSRLSENSMTLAKEQFSFVKGQERFREMFKAVGVYTR, encoded by the coding sequence ATGTTACAGAAACCAAACAGATCAGTTTGCAACAAGACCAAAGGTCACCTGGACTCACTGGAAGGCAGTTTCCTAAGCGGCTGGGTATTTGATACAGAGGCACCGGACGTCGAGCAAGAATTTGCCATTGAAGTTGACGGTAACATCATCGCCAGCGGAAAAACCGGCATCTACCGTGAAGATCTGAAAGCGGCTGGTATGGGGAATGGCAAGCATGGCTTTACCATTTCACTGGATGATAGCGCTAAACAGTGCTTTGAAAAAGATATTAAAGTGTTGTCTAAAGCGGGCAGGAAAGTAGACGGCGCAAACCTTACCATTCAGGCAAAAGATGGGCTGTTCTGGTGTGGCGTAGAGCGCTTTGAAAATTGTCATCTGATTGGCGACCTGGTCTCTGAGCGTTTTAGTGGTGAAAAGCAAGTACTGATTTATGATGAAGATAAGCAGATTGCTGACTTTACACTACAGGTAGAGCCGGGTCATAACAGCTTTGCCATTCCACTGCCAATGGATATTTTTGATGGTAATGTACACCTCATTTCTGTTGGCGTTAATGACTTCCCATTCCGTTTGTGGCGCGATACACGAAAACTCGACGTTATTCAGACTCCATGGGAGTACCTGAAAGGAAGCTATAAAGAACCAGGCTTCACCGGGCTTTCTTCTGCCTCCCAGCATCGCTATGAATCTCTGCGCCATCAATTGGAAGCGATTGCGAATGGTGAGTCTGAGCAAACCATTAAAGATGTACAGGAAGCTCATGACCTTGTCGTACAGGGTTGGCACGGGCGCAAAAAGTTTCCGAAACTCTGCCTGCCAAAGTTTGAAAACCCTGAAGTCAGTATCATTATCCCTGCCTATAACAAGCTGGAGCTGACTTACCACTCTATTGCTTCCATCATTCTGAGCTATAACAAAACCAGTTATGAAGTGATTGTGGCTGACGATTGTTCTACCGATGATACCCAGAGGCTGGAAGAGATTGTTGAGAATGTCCGGGTAGTACACAACGAAGAAAACCTGCTGTTTCTGCGTAGCTGTAATAATGCTGCACAGTATGCAAAAGGTGATTACCTGATTTTCCTGAATAACGACACTGAAGTAACTTCCTTCTGGATTGATGAACTGGTTGCGCCTTATCAAAGTAACAATGTCGTTCGTAAAAAGGTTGGCTTAACGGGTTCAAAACTGCTGAACCTGGATGGTTCCCTGCAAGAAGCTGGCGGTATTATCTGGGGTAGCGGTCAGCCATGGAACGTTGGTAATGGTAGTAATCCGATAGCACCTGAGTTCAACTATGTTCGTGAAGCGGACTACCTGAGCGGTGCTGCGCTCTGCCTGCCTACTGAAGTATGGCTGGAAGTGGAAGGGTTCAGTGAAGAGCTGGCACCGGCTTACTATGAAGACACTGATATTGCCTTCAAAGTCAGAGATGCTGGTTATCAGACGCTTTATACACCCCATTCCCAGGTGGTTCATTTTGAAGGCCAGAGCAATGGCCGTGACCTGACGAAAGGAATAAAGCGTTACCAGGTTGTCAATGAAGGGAAATTCCGGGCTAAGTGGTTCAATGCCTATAAGGGTAATGGACAGGAAGGTGTTGATCTTCATTTACAGAAAGACCGCAATATCGACCACCGTGTTCTGGTTATTGACTATGCGACACCTGACGCTGATGCCGATGCGGGTAGCTACGCTGCCGTCCAGGAAATGAAACTGCTTCAGTCTCTGGGCTTTAAAGTCACTTTTGTTCCGGAGAATATGGCGCATTTTGGCAAGCTGTCCCACAAGCTGCAAAAAATGGGCATTGAAGTGCTGTATGCTCCATTCTATACCTCGGTATTTGATGTTATCGAAAAACGCATCAGTGAATTCGATACGGTCTACATTACCCGTTACTCAGTAGCTGAAAAGTACATTGATGATATTCGTGCCAGAAGTCAGGCAAAAATTGTCTTTAACAATGCTGATTTGCACTTCCTGCGTGAGTTACGAGCTTCCCTTACCGAAGAATATAAGGACCTTGACAGCGTTCTGAAAACAAGGGAAGACGAACTGGCTGTAATGAACAAAGTGGATGCCATTCTGTCTTATAACGAGACGGAACATGCGGTGATCATGTCACACCTGCTCAAGGGCGGTAATATTTTCAAATGCCCCTGGGTACTGGATGAAAAAGCAGCTGGTAAGCCATTTGCCGAACGTGAAGGCATTGCGTTCCTGGGTGGCTTCCGACACCACCCTAATGTAGAAGCGGTTAAATTCTTTGCGAAAGAAGTGATGCCGAAGCTGGTTGAAGCGATGCCGGATATCACATTCTATATCTATGGTAGCCATCCCAGTGAAGAAGTCGAAGCACTGGAATCTGAAAATATTGTAGTTAAAGGCTTTGTTGAAAATCTGGATGATGTATTCCATAACCACCGCCTGATTGTAGCTCCACTGTTATCCGGTGCGGGTATCAAAGGTAAAGTACTTGAAGCGATGGCCTATGGCACACCACAGGTTCTGACTGATGTAGCAGCAGAAGCTACCGGGCTGAGTCATAAAATCAGTGCGCTGATGGCAAAAACACCTGATGAGTGGGTTGATTGCATTAAAGCAGGCTATGAAGACGAACAGCTCTGGAGCAGGCTTTCTGAAAACTCAATGACTTTGGCGAAAGAGCAGTTTTCTTTTGTTAAGGGGCAGGAGAGGTTTAGGGAGATGTTTAAGGCTGTTGGGGTTTATACTAGGTGA
- a CDS encoding Uma2 family endonuclease: MAEPLNFLEPDAYLEVEQKSDIKHEYVNGLTVAMAGASRRHNLLTLALASMLRSHLRGTGCQTFASDMKVNASHKGNNIFYYPDVMVSCNQKSNNNYVEDHPQIIIEVLSPSTEARDRMEKLAAYTAIPGLKEYVLVHQDKIAVDIYQSTSAGWEVIRLTHEQEVAHLVSIDFSATLQEIYGDVVGVL, translated from the coding sequence GTGGCTGAACCACTCAATTTTTTAGAGCCTGACGCTTACCTGGAAGTGGAACAAAAGTCTGATATAAAACATGAATATGTTAATGGACTTACCGTTGCCATGGCAGGTGCCAGCCGCAGGCATAACCTACTTACTCTAGCCCTCGCTTCAATGCTGCGAAGTCATTTACGAGGTACTGGTTGCCAGACATTTGCCAGTGATATGAAAGTCAATGCCAGCCACAAAGGCAATAATATTTTCTACTACCCGGATGTAATGGTGAGTTGTAACCAGAAAAGCAACAATAACTATGTTGAAGACCATCCACAAATCATCATTGAAGTGCTTTCACCATCCACTGAAGCCAGAGACCGGATGGAAAAGCTGGCAGCCTACACTGCAATCCCCGGCTTGAAGGAGTATGTCCTGGTGCATCAGGACAAAATAGCCGTGGATATTTACCAAAGCACCAGCGCAGGTTGGGAAGTTATTCGCTTAACCCATGAGCAGGAAGTTGCTCACCTGGTCTCCATAGATTTCTCTGCCACCTTGCAGGAAATCTATGGGGATGTAGTTGGTGTTCTTTGA
- a CDS encoding HVO_A0114 family putative DNA-binding protein has translation MNKVMKIGIMPEEAYKARLLAIAKGHYIPARGEPKIWFESFQAAAQLLSNENIELLRLMAKEKPESIKELSDLTGRKDNNLSRTLKSLEKHNIVRLEKAANNCKKPIPLATSFCFENRERYYAV, from the coding sequence ATGAACAAAGTGATGAAAATCGGCATTATGCCTGAAGAGGCTTACAAAGCCAGACTGCTGGCTATTGCAAAGGGTCATTACATACCTGCCCGTGGTGAACCCAAAATCTGGTTTGAATCCTTTCAGGCAGCGGCACAGCTGCTTTCTAACGAAAACATAGAGCTGTTGCGATTGATGGCAAAAGAAAAGCCGGAGTCAATTAAAGAGTTGTCTGACCTGACAGGAAGAAAAGATAACAACTTGTCAAGAACACTTAAATCACTGGAAAAGCATAATATTGTTCGTCTTGAAAAAGCGGCTAACAATTGCAAAAAGCCAATTCCTCTGGCGACCAGTTTTTGCTTTGAAAACCGTGAGCGCTATTACGCAGTTTGA
- a CDS encoding BrnA antitoxin family protein, which translates to MSKQIQYTDEPIGDTKLVADFLPSPSELKLKNDSTKITITLSTDSVEYFKSAAEEYGMQYQKMIRQLLDEYVTHQRKG; encoded by the coding sequence ATGAGCAAGCAAATTCAGTACACTGATGAACCCATAGGCGACACTAAGCTGGTAGCTGATTTTCTGCCATCCCCGAGTGAACTTAAATTAAAAAATGATAGTACTAAAATCACAATAACTCTGAGTACTGATAGTGTTGAATATTTCAAGTCGGCTGCTGAAGAATATGGTATGCAGTACCAGAAGATGATACGACAGTTGCTTGATGAATATGTGACTCATCAGAGAAAAGGGTAG
- a CDS encoding DUF4160 domain-containing protein has product MPVISSFFGIYIRMYHDDHPPPHIHVEYQGFEALVGIEGGAVLKGHLPKRAARLVSEWCGEHKNALLNNWQRAIDLQPLERIPGADYD; this is encoded by the coding sequence ATGCCTGTTATTTCTTCCTTTTTTGGAATTTACATCAGAATGTACCACGATGATCACCCACCGCCGCATATTCATGTTGAATATCAGGGTTTTGAAGCTCTGGTTGGTATCGAAGGAGGTGCTGTTCTTAAAGGCCACCTGCCTAAGAGAGCTGCCAGGCTTGTGTCTGAGTGGTGCGGTGAACATAAGAATGCTCTGTTGAATAACTGGCAAAGAGCAATAGACCTTCAGCCATTAGAGCGGATTCCGGGTGCAGATTATGATTAA
- a CDS encoding DUF2442 domain-containing protein, with protein sequence MIKLNKAKWLGSQEIRLSFSDGSYGVMDFSPILAKKTPMTLPLEDEQYFCRFFLELGALCWPNGLEFSPTSLHEKLDKAGKLVSVDAA encoded by the coding sequence ATGATTAAGCTCAACAAGGCCAAGTGGCTGGGTAGCCAGGAGATTCGGCTTTCTTTTTCTGACGGTTCCTATGGAGTTATGGACTTTTCACCGATTTTGGCTAAAAAAACGCCCATGACGCTTCCTTTGGAAGATGAGCAATACTTTTGTCGCTTTTTTCTGGAGCTGGGGGCTTTGTGCTGGCCTAACGGTCTTGAGTTTAGTCCGACCAGTCTGCATGAAAAACTGGATAAGGCTGGAAAGCTTGTTAGTGTCGATGCAGCCTGA
- a CDS encoding type II toxin-antitoxin system PemK/MazF family toxin, protein MRRGDIVTVAIKGDYGKPRPALVIQSDLFEQHPSVTILPITGEIRDTPLFRYNVYQDNDNGLTRPSQIMIDKITTIKIDKVGNPIGQLSPRQMTEITRLVALWLGIA, encoded by the coding sequence ATGAGGCGTGGAGATATTGTCACTGTTGCCATTAAAGGAGATTATGGAAAACCCCGTCCAGCCCTGGTCATACAGTCAGACCTGTTTGAGCAGCACCCATCTGTAACCATCTTACCCATCACCGGTGAAATTCGGGATACCCCGCTGTTCAGGTACAACGTATATCAGGATAACGATAATGGGTTAACCAGGCCCTCACAAATCATGATTGATAAAATAACCACGATAAAAATAGATAAAGTTGGCAACCCTATAGGGCAACTCAGCCCAAGACAGATGACAGAAATTACCCGCCTGGTAGCTCTTTGGCTCGGGATCGCGTGA
- a CDS encoding antitoxin MazE family protein, whose product MPNEHHSESARQRVKRHRDALREAGFRPVQIWVPDTRQEGFAEECRKQSASLKNDPEEMDTLNWIEHLSDDEGWT is encoded by the coding sequence ATGCCAAATGAACATCACTCAGAGAGTGCACGGCAAAGAGTAAAACGTCATCGAGATGCGTTGCGTGAAGCAGGGTTTCGGCCAGTTCAAATCTGGGTGCCAGACACCCGGCAGGAAGGCTTTGCTGAAGAATGCAGGAAACAATCCGCCAGTTTGAAAAATGATCCTGAAGAAATGGATACCCTGAACTGGATTGAGCATCTTTCAGATGATGAGGGTTGGACATGA
- a CDS encoding CopG family antitoxin — MKNNNLDHEEQKLLEAVEAGEFESTLTPARKAELEAMAAKTFTKDKRINIRITNRDLDAIKSKAQKEGIPYQTLISSIIHKYISGSLQDVATK; from the coding sequence ATGAAAAATAACAACCTTGACCACGAGGAACAGAAACTTCTGGAAGCCGTTGAAGCTGGTGAGTTTGAATCAACATTGACGCCTGCCAGAAAAGCCGAGCTTGAAGCCATGGCAGCCAAAACGTTCACAAAAGACAAGCGCATCAATATCCGTATCACCAACCGGGATCTGGATGCCATTAAATCAAAAGCACAGAAGGAAGGTATTCCTTACCAGACCCTGATTTCCAGCATTATTCATAAATACATTTCCGGCTCCCTGCAGGACGTAGCCACAAAATAA
- a CDS encoding BrnT family toxin, with protein MKTFNWNADKNQQLIAERGKSFEEVVFHIQNGDLLDDIAHPNKMAYAHQRIFVVNILGYAWLVPYVENETEVFLKTIIPSRQFTKRYLGGDL; from the coding sequence ATGAAAACCTTCAACTGGAATGCTGACAAGAATCAGCAACTCATCGCAGAGCGTGGTAAGTCCTTCGAAGAGGTTGTTTTTCATATTCAGAACGGCGACCTGCTGGACGATATAGCCCACCCCAATAAAATGGCCTACGCTCATCAGCGGATTTTTGTGGTGAACATTCTGGGCTATGCGTGGCTGGTGCCTTACGTCGAGAACGAAACAGAGGTTTTTCTGAAAACCATTATTCCGAGTCGGCAATTTACGAAACGTTACCTGGGAGGTGACTTATGA
- a CDS encoding DUF5615 family PIN-like protein — protein MLLFDENLSPKLIARVSKTFPACLHVLQSRLDNSPDIEIWRYAREYKLTIVTKDKDFLHFARQHGFPPKLVHIQTGNVRLAVIEEILLNQASAIKTFVA, from the coding sequence ATGCTGCTGTTTGATGAAAATCTTTCACCAAAACTTATTGCAAGAGTTAGCAAAACCTTCCCGGCCTGTCTGCACGTCTTGCAATCAAGGCTAGACAACTCGCCAGATATTGAAATCTGGCGTTATGCCCGGGAATACAAACTCACCATTGTTACTAAAGACAAAGACTTCTTGCACTTTGCGAGACAGCACGGTTTTCCGCCAAAGCTGGTACATATTCAAACAGGCAATGTCAGACTGGCAGTAATTGAAGAAATTCTTCTGAATCAGGCAAGTGCCATCAAAACTTTTGTAGCGTAA